The nucleotide sequence CCGGTATCGAACAGTTCGAAGAAACGTCCACTGGCTTCCACCATGTACGACACCCGATCGCGTGTCACGCCAGCGGTGGGGTCAACGATGCTGATTCGTTTCCCTGTCAGCCAGTTGAACAACGACGATTTGCCCACGTTGGGGCGTCCTACAATTGCAACAATCGGTAAAGCCATCTCACGCCTGGGAAAGATTTACTTTCCTGCTAAAGTCATTTGGAACAATCTGGCATTATATCACGTTCACAGGTTCAAACGAATTACACTGTAGGGTTTTTGCGTCTTTGGGCATACCTCAACGGAACGCTGGATTCTTTTGTGCTACCCCATGTATACTGAGCCGCGACGACCATATGCCAAAAAAGCATGAAATTATTTCCATGCACATATTAATATATCCATGTAAATTTTGTTCAGTGTCAATTTTTGTGAAAAATGAGATCACTTACACGTATTACTTTTGTCGTAAGTCTTTGATTTGTAAGCAATTACGACAATGCCAATTATTTCGATGATTTTCTGAAAATAACGATCAAAAGACTGTTTGATAGATGCTGTGGTGCTGTCGAAGGGCAATTGGTATCGACAAATTTCCACTTGCGACCCTACGACAAAACCGTGATGGAAACCGCCTGGACCTAACCCGTTGTCCCGTAAGGGATATTAATTCAACCCATTCAGAATCCCGGTGCTGTCGCCGAGTTGTTCCAATTGCACATCCAGACGCTGTAACAGTGCCAGCCACAGATTATTCAGTGGGGTTTCTTTACCATATATCAGGTGGCGACCGGTGCTGACCTTGCCACCCGCGCGGCCAGCCATGACGATGGGTAAATTATCGTGGTTGTGGGCATTTCCATCGGAATTCCCACTGCCATAGGCCACCATCGCATGATCCAGCAATGTACCAGCACCTTCAGGTGTGTTTTGTAGTCTGGTCAGGAAGTAGGCCAGTTGTTTTGTGTGAAACTCATTAATCTGGCGGATTTTGTCCTTCTTTTCCTGCTTGTTTTCGTGGTGAGACAGGTCGTGGTGGCCTTCCCGCACGCCAATGAAGGGGTAAGGTTTGTTGCTGCCTTCATTCGCAAACACATAGGTTGCCACCCGCGTGACATCTGCCTGAAATGCCAGCACCAGCAGATCGGCCAGTAGCTGCAGGTGCTCTTCATAATTTGCCGGAATACCAGTGGGGGCTTTTTGGTCCGGTGCCTTCACTGGTGGCAGTTTTTCGGCCTGAGCAATCCGCACTTCCACATCTCGCAATGCAGAAAAATACTCATTCAGCTTGCGTTGATCGTTGGTGCCCAGTTTGCGGGTTAAATCTGATGAGTCTTCTTTAATGAAATCGAGAATACTCTTTCGTTTGGCATCCCGTTCCGCACGTGCTGCATCATTGCCATTGCCAAACAATCGTTCGAACACCAGCTTCGGGTTAATTTCCTTTGGTAATGGCTGGGTGCCCGATTTCCACGACATGGTGGATGAATAGACGCACGAATAACCACTGTCGCAGTTGCCTGCCATGGCCCCACCTTCAGCCCCGATTTCAATCGAAGGAAGCCGCGTCTGGTGGCCAATGCGGCCTGCAGCAACCTGGTCTACAGAGATACCCGCCCGAATATCCAAACCATCGGTTTTCC is from Zavarzinella sp. and encodes:
- a CDS encoding DUF1552 domain-containing protein, with protein sequence MNIQALDRRTVLKGIGAAIAIPWLEAMAPQSAWANPGSAPKIPNRLAFLYVPNGVNMADWTPKAEGKLSAADLPAILKPLEKHLNNINVLTNLTADKARAHGDGGGDHARALAAFLTGCQPRKTDGLDIRAGISVDQVAAGRIGHQTRLPSIEIGAEGGAMAGNCDSGYSCVYSSTMSWKSGTQPLPKEINPKLVFERLFGNGNDAARAERDAKRKSILDFIKEDSSDLTRKLGTNDQRKLNEYFSALRDVEVRIAQAEKLPPVKAPDQKAPTGIPANYEEHLQLLADLLVLAFQADVTRVATYVFANEGSNKPYPFIGVREGHHDLSHHENKQEKKDKIRQINEFHTKQLAYFLTRLQNTPEGAGTLLDHAMVAYGSGNSDGNAHNHDNLPIVMAGRAGGKVSTGRHLIYGKETPLNNLWLALLQRLDVQLEQLGDSTGILNGLN